CCGATCAGCAGGAGTCGCAGCGCAGCCGGGGCGCGGTCAGGCGGGCGGTCGCGGTCGACGATCTGCCGGGACCCGTCGTTGAGCGATTGTTCTGACGATGACATGGATGCTCCTCGAGGACTCTGTCCGGTCTCTGCGGACCGGATGATCGAATGAGTGGACAGGTCAGACGTTGGGGGTCAGTGAAACTCTCATGAGGCGGTAGAACACGATGATGGCCACCAGTGTGCAGGCCGAGACTGCGGCTTCTTAGGAAGCCAAGTAAAGGAGCCTCTACGAAATCCGGAGCTTGACACGACGCCTCGCATCCTATGCCGGACTGGCACCGGTGACGAGGCGGTCGGGAACGTCGATCCGGGGTGACCATTCCTCGCGTCAGGGCAACAAGATCCTCAAACGGGCACTGTTCTTGTCTGCGTTCGCGGCGATGAAGGACCCGTTGTCGAAGGCGAACTACGACAAGAAGCGGGGCGAGCATAAGAAGCACAATCAGGCATTGATCGCGTTATCGAGAAGGCGGTGCAACGAACTCTACGCCATGTTGCGTGATGGTGCCTACTTCCGCACGCCCGAACTGGCCACTGCTGCCTGAACTGTTCCGGAGCGAAGTACCTGATCAGTCCGGAGGACGATTCCGGACTGACCGCCCTTGCCCTTCGAACCCAGCTGAATAGTCTTGAGGAACCTGACCGTCACGCCTTGACGTCGAACATAGGGACGCCCCCAGTCAAGATCCTGGCTGGGGGGGGTTCTTCTCATTCAACTCACCACCCGACCCTCTGGTGACATCGACTCCGGGACAGAATATCAGTACGGCAGCGGTCGCCTGAGGCCGCCGAACTCATATCGATGGGGCTGCCTCGCTTCTCTGGGCGTCGAAGTCGTCCAGGCCGGGAAAACCACCGCGGTAACGTCTCGCCCCATGGCAGGATGAGGCCGAGCACGAGGACTGTTCCTAACCACCCGCCGCCTGAGAACAACTGGCCCGGCAGCCGGATCGCGGATTCCGCAGCAGCTTCGCCTCCCAGCACCGGCCATCGGGTGACCAAAGCGCGGCGATGATGGTGAAGAGCTTGCGATGGAGCGCGACCCAATCAGCTATCCGACACACGAATCGGCCACGATGACTGGCGAGAATCCTGAACCACGCCCACAGTCCCCCGGTGACCGAAAACAGCAGATTTGAGAACAGGGTCGGAGCATATTGGAACGCTCCGGCGCCGAGGCGGTCCGCCAGAGTGGAGATGACCTGACGTCCCAGGATGAGACTCAGGATGACGACGACCGCGAACGGCACCCCAATAGACCACTGCAGAGACCGGTGGCTCCGCACCATTCGGGACACGATCACCGCCACAACGAACGGCAGAACAATGACAATGAGATAAACGACCGTCGACAGCGTCGCCATACTCCCGAACCCCATACCGAGGCTGGGTACCGCGAACACCCCCAGAGACTCAGAGCCCAGGTCGGCCGTTTATGCGGCCGCAAGCAGTCAGAGTCGCCTGCAGGAGTACTATTCGGTGCACAGCAGCGATGTGCCGCTCAGGACGAGAAGGCCCTCAGCCAACGAGAGCGCCAGCGTCCCTGCAGACTGACCGAGCAACATGATCAGCAGTGGCTGCTCCAATGTGCGAGATCGCCGGGTAAAGTGGAGCGCCCTCGCGAATGTTCGCGAGGGCGCTGCGACCGGACGTGCCAATCCGTGCAATGACGAATCGGCCCGGGTTCAGTTACCCGAGTCGCCGCCTCCGTCAGCCGGCTCCGAGGCGGGCGCGGAGGAATCCTTGCCCGCCGCGTCCTCGGCCAGTGAAGGATCTGCGGCCACGGCGTCCTCAAGCGCCTTCTTCAGACGGTCCTGAGCCTTTCCGTACTCCGCGAAGTCACCGTCCTTCAGTGCGGCATCGGAGTCCTCCATGGCTTTCTTCGCCTCCTGCAGAGCGTCGTTGAGGGCCTTGTCCGGCGAGCCGGACTTCGAATCCGCGGCGTCGCCGCCGGAGGTCGATCCCGATTCTCCATCTCCGCTGTCCTCGGTACCGGCGTCGCCGGCCGTAGCGCCGGAGTCTCCGCCGAAGACCTGGTCGAGCGCTTCGTCGAGTGTCGGAGCGAACCCGATGTCCTCACCGAAGGCCACGAGCACATGCTGCAGCAGCGGATAGGAGGTCTCACCGGCGGAGCGAACATAGACCGGCTGGACGTACAGCAGACCGCCGCCGATAGGCAGAGTCAGCAGGTTGCCGTTCTCAACTTCGGACTCACCCTGACGCAGCAGGTTCAGGCTGCGCTGCACATCAGGTGCGGTGTTGAAGTTGTTCTGTGCCTGACCAGGTCCGGGCACGGTGGTGTTGCGCGGAAGCTGGAGCAGACGCAGCTTGCCGTAGCCTTCGGCCGTCTCGCCCTGCTTGTTTCCGGCGTCAGCATCAGCCGAGAGGAAGCCGGTGAGGTTGTTTCGCGACTGTCCCTCGGACGATCGAGCTGGAATATAAGAGCTGGTCAGCGAGAACGACGGCGACTGCTGGCCCGGCATCTGCAGGGTCATATAGAACGGAGGCTGAGTGAGCCCGCTGCTCGCCTTCGTCGTCGGGTCCGTCGGCAGCGTCCAGAAGTCCTGACCGGAGTAGAACTCGCTGGCGGAGGTGACATGGTACTTCGTGAGCAGATCGCGCTGGACCTTGAACATGTCCTCCGGGTAGCGGACATGGCTCATGAGATCGCCGGACATCTCCGAGGATGACTTGATGAGTCCGGGGAACACCTTCATCCACGTCTTCAGAACCGGATCTTCCTTGTCCCACTGGTACATGTCGACTGAGCCGTCGTAGGCGTCGACAGTGATCTTCACCGAGTTCCTGATGTAGTTGACTTCGTCATCAGGCAGCGTCGCCACCGAATTCGGTGCCGACGCCGTGGTCGAATCCTCGGTGGCCTGCTGAAGCGGCTGCGGGGTGGAATACGGATAGTCCTCAGCAGTGGTGTAGCCGTCGAGGATCCACTTGATCTTCCCGTCCACAACTGCCGGGTAGGGATCGCCATCGACCTTGAGGAATGGAGCGAGCTTCTCCACACGTTCACGTGGGTGACGGTCGTAGAGGATCTGGGACTTGTCGTTGAGTGCGTCAGAGAGAAGGATCTGCTCGTCCTGGAACTTCAGGGCGTAGGCGAGGCGGTTGAACACGTTGCCCACCGACGGTCCGCCGTCTCCGGTGAAGGTGCTGTTCACCTGACCGGAACCGCTCTTCTCATCAGAGGGGTAGTCGAGCTCGCGTGGAGTCGCGCCCTTCGGAGCACCGACGATCGAGTAGTCCGGCGAGGATTCGCCGAAGTACACTCGCGGCTCGTATTCGGGGAAGTCACCCTTCGGAGGGATATCCGATTCCATGAACAGCGGCTCGCCGTCCGGGTTGCGCTGGTTGCCGTTGGCTGCGACCACTCCGAAACCGTGGGTGTAGACGATCGCTCGGTTGAACCAGCTCTGATTGTTCACCGAGCTCGGTGCGAGCTCGCGCACGGAGATGACGGTGTCCCGCATCTCCCCGTCGATGTTGTAGCGATCCACATCGAGTTTCTGCGGGAACGAGTAGTACGGTCGTACCTGCTGCAGTTGACGGAAAGTGTCCGAGACGAGGTTCGGATCCAGCAGACGGATCGAGGCCGCGGTCTCGGCGTCCTTGCGCAGGTCGCCCTTCTTGCCGCTTGTGCTCGGCTCGTACGGAGTCACCTCGATGTCATCGAAGTCGAACGCTTCGCGCGTGGCATCGATGTTGTGCTGGATGTAGTCCGACTCCTTGCTCTGCTGTGAGGGGTTGACCTGGAACTGCTGGAGCAGTGCCGGGTAGGCGATGATCGAGACACCGCCGAGCACGATGAGAGTGATCGTGGCGATGATCGAGATCCGCCAGTTGCCCTTCCAGGCGGTGTACACGAACAGCAGTGCCACCAGGACGGCAGCGATGGCGACGATCGCCATCGCCGGCAGAGCGGCATGATCGTCGACGTAGGTGACGCCGGGGACGATTCCGCCGGCTGCGGTCATCCGATCGTAGCGGGAGAGCCACAGCCGGCCGGCCTGAACGATGACGAGAACGGCCACGGTGATGCCCAGCTGCCACTGAGCGGCCTTCGTCAGGATGACGCCCTTCTGCTCGCCCGGACGGATTCCGCCGAAGAGATAATGGGCGACGAGGGCGGCGATGAGCGCCAAGAGCAGAGCCATGCCCAGCTGATTGCCGATGAGGCGCAGACCCGGCAGGACGAAGACGAAGAACGATTTGTCGAGACCGAACTGAGGATCCTTGGAGCCGAACGACGTCGAGTTGATCCATTCGAGGATCGTGTTCCAGTTCGCCGAGGCGGTGATACCTGCGAGGACGCCCATGACTGCAGGAATCGCGATCGTCGCGACCCGACGCAGAGGCTCGATGGCCTCACGATACCGATCGAGATTCTCCTGCCGCGGAGTCGTCGGTGCGTAGACGGGTCGATGACGGTAGGCCAAGTGCAGGCTGAGCCAGACCGGAACCGCCATGAGAATGAAACCGCCGAGGAACGTCAGCCCGCGGGTGAGCCACATGGTGCGGAAGACATTGGCGGCGTCGATCTGGCGGAACCACAGCACCTCGGTGTAGACCTGGGTGAAGGCGATGAAGGCGATCAGCAGGATCGCCACAGACACGAGGGTGAGCAGCAGCGGCGAACGTCGTGGCCGATTCGCCGGCATGCGTGCGGAGGTGGGTGAGGACGAGGTGCTCACTACTGCCCTTTCTCATTGTTGTCGGAACCATCGACAGGGCACTTCGGCAGATCCGAAGTGTTGCCGACGGCGTACTGCTCCACGGAATCCTGCGCGTCAGCGAGAGTGTCGATGCGCGCCACCGTGATCTTGGACTGGTCTGCGGCGGCCATGACCTCCGCACAATTGTCGGCGGGTGAGAGGAACAGCGTCGCTCCCTTCTCAGTGGCAGCGGCCACTTTCTGGCGAGCACCGCCGATCGGGCCGACCGTTCCGTCGGGAGTGATCTCACCGGTGCCGGCTACATGTTTGCCGCCGGTCATCGCCCCGGGGGTGAGCTCATCGATGATGGCCAGAGCGAACATCGTCCCTGCCGAAGGGCCGCCGACGCCGTCGACGTTGAATGTGACGTCGACGGGGAATTCGAAGTCCTGCTTCATCGTGATGCCGATCGCCTTGCGGTCGTCGACTTTCGCAGGAGTGAGACTGACCGTCGACGACTTCCCATTGCGTTCGATTCCGAGTTCGACGGAGTCCGATCCCTGAACGGTCTCGCTCATGATCTGCGCGGCATCGGGGTCGGAGTCCAGCTTCTTTCCGTTGACCGACATCAGACGGTCACCCTTGCGCAGTTTGTCCTGCGCCGGAGCATCGGCGACGACTTCGTCGACCGACAGATGCACCGAATACTTCTTGCCCAGCTGGCCCATGGCGGCCGCGATGGCGACGTCCTGACTCGATGACATCTCGACCGCATTCGACTCGGTCACGTCCTCTCGAGTGGTGTCCAGCGGGTAGTACGCCTCCGTCGGCACCACGGTCTGTTCGCCGTTGATGAGTGCGCCGAGCGCCTGAGAAGCATAGACATCGCGGCCGGGCCCGCCGCTGACGGCGACGGTGAGCATATCGATGCGACCTGCTGTCGGATACGTCTTGGCACCGGAGACGCTGATCATCGGGTCGCCCTGGTAGTCACCGAGTGTGTTGAAAACCGGTCCCGGCAGCTGAAGCATGTACGGAACCGGCAGAAGCACGGCCAATGCGATGAAGATGTAGGTGAGGACGCCCGAAGTCGTGGCAAGACGCGGAGTCCGTCGTCGTTTGGTGCCGCGTGTCGGAGCCGGTGCCGCCGGCACGGCCCGAGGGGCGTTCTCTGTCATGTAATCCTTTCGCTGCACCGCCCCACCAGTCTAGTTGAAACCTCAGCGTCCGTTTCACAGACTCCTTTCGCCCGGTGCGAACATCCTGCGAAACCTCCCGGAATTGGGAAGCTTCGCACATTCGGAACCGTTAACGTTGAGTCAAACCGATTCTTGGGGGCTGTAGAACAATGACCGATGACAACAACAACGAGCAGAATCCGTTCGAGCAGATCTTCGGAATGCTCTTCGGCGCCAATGGTCCCGGATCCGGTCAGGGAGACGACAAGAACAGTTCGGGCATGCCGCAGGGCTTCTCGATCGATCCGGCGATGATGTCGTCCATCATGAGTCAGATGCAGGGGCTCTTCGGCCAAGGTGCCGACCCGCAGGCCCAGGCCGTGTCGATCGCCCAGAAGGCCGTGCCGGATCCCGACCCTTCGGTGTCCGAAGACGCCGAGCGCGCGACGACCGACGCATTCCGCCTGGCAGAGCTCTGGCTCGCCGAAGCCACCGACTTCTCCGTCGCCAACCGCACCGCGCGGCCGCTGCGCCGTGCCGACTGGGTCAAGGAGACGATGCCGGGCTGGCAGAAATTCGTGCTGCCTATCAAGGAGAACATGTCTTCGGCGCTCACCGATACGCTCGAGTCCCAGGTTCCGGCCGAGATGAAGGGCATCCTTGCGGGTGCTTCGTCGATGTTCGGGTCGATGAGTGATTCGATGTTCGCCATGCAGATCGGACAGGCCGTCGGCGCGCTGTCCGAAAGCGTCCTCACCGGCACCGAGGTGGGATTGCCGCTGCTCCCTCACGACACCGCCGTGGTCATCGAGACGAACATCGAGACGTTCGCCTCCGAAATCGACGTCGACGTCTCCGAAGTCCGCATCTATCTCGCGGCTCAGGAACTCGCCCATCTCGCCCTGTTCGAACGTGCGCCGTGGCTGAGCGCGCAGGTCGAGACGGCACTGACCCGCTATGCGCAGGGCCTGAAGGTCGACACCTCGCAGATCGAGGATATGGCGTCGAACATCGATCCCTCGAACATCTCCGACCTCAGCGACAATATCCGCCAGGGTCTGTTCAACCCGCCGACGACAGACGATCAGAAGAAGGCACTGACGTCGCTGGAGAACCTTCTCGCCGTCATCGCCGGCTGGGTCGACGTCGTCGTCTACGAAGCCTGCAGACATCTGCCCGGTCGCGATCAGATCCGCGAAGCCATGCGCCGTCGCCGGGCGACCGCAGGGCCAGCGGAGAAGACGTTCTCAACGCTCGTCGGCCTCGAGTTCAACCCCCGTCGCCTCCGCGATGCGGCCGCGCTGTTCGGCTACCTCGAGACGCAGGGCGGCGCCGAGGCTCGCGATCGGGTGTTCTCTCACCCGGATCTGCTGCCGACCACTCAGGACCTCGATGACCCTCTGGGATATTCTGAGCGTCGTCACGCCGAGTGGACCAACGAGTCGAGCATCGATGAAGCACTGTCCCGCATCCTCGCCGAGGGCCTCGACGGGGCAGGCGGAAGCGACGCCGAGTCGAGCGCCGAGTCCGAGGATTCGGGTTCCGATGGATCCGAATCGTCCGACGACGACAGCTCCGACAGTCCAGACGATCGCTGAATGATCGATCTCGATACCGCCCGGCAGGAGGTCGAGCGCGGACCGCAGAACCCATTCTCCCCGGCCTTCGCGGAGCTCTTCGACCGGCAGGGTGCCGATTCCCTGCGCCGCTCCGGCGGTGAGCAGCATGTGACCGCCAGCTGCCTGGTCATCGATCCGAGCGCCGAGGCGGTTCTGCTCAACCACCATAGGAAAGCCCGATTGTGGGGTCAGTTCGGCGGCCACCTGGAAACCGTCGACCTCTCCCTCCGCGGTGCCGCACGCAGAGAAGCCGAAGAGGAGAGCGGTCTGCGCCCGCTCCCCCGAGTGACGGCGGCCCCCATTGATCTGCATGTGCACGACCTATCGGTCGCATTCGGGACCTGCACCCGGCATTTCGACGTCGTCTTCGCAGCCCTGGCTTCGACAGACGACTCACCACGCGTGTCGGACGAGTCCTTCGACGTCGCATGGTTCCCACTGAACCAGCTGCCCGACGAGCTCATGCCCGATCTGCCGAACCGACTGCCGAACCTCTATCGCTCCGCCGTGGCAGCCCTCAGCTCCGGCGACTGAAACGTTCTCCGTCGCTGAAGCCTTCGAGGTAGAGTTTTGCGTCCGCCTGCCGCGGATGACGATCTGCCAACTCATGGAATTCCTTCGAGTGCGGGCCGATCTGCAGGTGCACGAGCTCATGGGCCACCACGGTCTCCAACACCCATCGAGGCACGGACTGCAGGCGATGTGAGACGCGGATGTCGCCCGTCGACGTGGTCGTCGACGCCCACCGGCTGACATTCTGATTCGTTACCCAGCGAATCGATTCCGGCCGCAGCCTCCCTCCGAAGTACCGTCGGCTCAGCTCATCTGCCAACTCAGTGAGGTCAGTGTCCGAGGAATGGTCTCGGGCGGAGAGCCGATTGAACAGGTCCGTCAGCGATCGGATGTTGTGCTCCACGCTGTAGCGCACGGGAGTGCGCAGCACGTAGGTCTCGATCTCCTTCGAAACGGCGACGGTCTTCTTCCGCCGGGCCGATCGACGCACTTCGATCTCACCCCGGGCGATCGCCCGCAGCACCCCTTCTTCGCTCCACCGCTGTGTTCTGCTCACCGGTCCATCATAGGAAACGGCACGGACACGGTGACAGCGGCATTGGAATGGCCTGAAGACCAGCGCACGTCCATCTCCGAAGTTTGTGAGTTTCCTGAGTCTGCAGAGAATCGGGGCACGAATCCCCCGTCCACAGCCGCCTCGGTGGTCATCGTTCCCGCCGAACAGGAGCTGGCCCGATCAGGTGCCCGTTTATCAACAGGACCAGATCCACTCAAGGCACCTTTCCTCCACAGACGCCACGGCGATTCCCACAGGTTATCCACAAGCTGTTGACGCGTCTGTGCATGACGGTGCATTGACGCGGAGGCTATTGCGGAATAAGTTCTATGCTTGACCCCGGAAAACCCGAGGGTGCGTGCGGAAGGGGAAGCCGCACGAGTCCTCGCGAGCGCCTGGGGCAATATGCGGCTGAGGGCATGTCGGGACACGCTTCCCGGCCTGTCCTCAGCCGTTTTCCACATGGTTATCCACAACCCGGCCCGTCTCATGGCGATTACGCCGCACGTTCACTACTGTGGAAGTCTCCACTGTGAGCAGGCGAAGGGGCCGAGATGTTCAGAATCTTTCCGAGTGTTCCGATCACATGGCGCTCGTCTTCATGCATCCAGTTCGGCGCCGATGATCCTGTGCTCATCGATGGCCTGCTGCCCGGCGATGCCAGCCTCATCGAGGATCTTCGACTCGGCATCGGCTCGGCCCAGTTCTATGCGCGCGCTCAGGAACTCGGGGTCGATCTCAGCAGGGCGAGCTCCCTCATCACCCTCCTCGGCGAGGCGAGTGTGCTCATCCCCGACGATGCCGACATCGGCAGCGTGCCCAAAGGATCGCCAGTCTTCGCCGCTGCGCGCATCTTCAATCTGTCGCCGGACCGTGTGTCACAGGTCCTAGGAACCCGGCCGGTGTTGGTCACCGGTCCGCTGCGTTCCCATGTCGAGGGGCAGTTGGCCGCCCTCGGATTCGCCGTCGCCGCGGCCCACCGTGTCGAGGAGCTCGACCTCATGGCGGCACCGGTGGTGATCACGAGTTCGCATCTGGTTCCAGACCTGAATGCCGCAATGTGGCTCAGCGATCGCGAGGTCGACCACTGCCAAGTCGTCCTCGGTGAGCAGGCAGTGGAGATCACGGGACTCATCCGTCCCGGTTCGACGCCGTGTTCTGTCTGCGCCTGCCTGCACAGGAAGGACAGTGATGCCGGGTGGCTCGATCAGCATCCCCGTCTGCGTGCTCTGCCCGAACGCGAGAGCCTGAGCGATCCAGCCGCGCGGCTCCTGGGATCCGCACATGTCGTCCAGATGCTCCGTCACGCGCTGCTGCGACCCGGGACTGCACCGGTCCGTCGCATGGTCACCTTGGATGCCGGAGAGGTCACGGACACCGGTCTGGACTTCCATGACCGCTGCCAGTGTCGCACGCCTGTCCCTGATTTCGGGTCAGTCGCCGATCAGACCCAATAGGTTCGCTCCGTAGAGTTCGAGTTTCGTCGCACCGATCCCGGGGACCCGAGCGAGTGCGTCGAGGCTGCGGGGACGGACCTCTGCGATGACAGACAGCGAGGTGTCCGTGAGCACCAGGTACGGCGGCAGTCCCTGCTCCATACCGACACGCACCCGCCACCGGCGCAGACGGTCCAGCAGCTCGAGGTCGATGCCGGCAGGACAGTCGGAGCATCGCCCGAGGGCACGATCGATCTGCGATACCAACGCCCTCCCGCAGCCGCAGCAGCGGTTGAGAGCCGCAGAGTTCGACTCAGTGCGGCCACTTCCCACCATCGGCGCTGACTGACCGAGTTCGGCGAGGAATCGCGAAGATCTCCGCGGTTTCTGTTTGTTGTCGAACCGAGCCAGTGACCAGCTCATCCGCAGGTCTGTGCCGGCACGAGTCAGTGCCACGTAGAACAGGCGCCTCTCCTCGGCGATCGCCATCGGCGTCTGGGCGTAGCTGATGGGCAGCAGACCCTCGCTGAGCCCCACCAGGTGCACGCTGTCCCACTCCAAGCCCTTCGCGGCGTGGAAGGACGCCAGAGTGACCCCTTCGATATCCGGGGCGAACTGATGCTCGGCGCGATCCGACAGGTCGTCCAGGAAGACTTCCATCGGCACGGGAAGCTCCTGACCGTGCTGATGTTCATCGGCGAGGTCGACAAGAGCTTTCAGCGATTCCCAGCGCTGCCTGCCGGCTCCGGCCGCAGGCGGCTCCCGAGTGAATCCGAGCGAACCGAGGACCTCCACCACAGCTTCGGGCAGACGCTGTCCGCTCGAGGTCGCGCGCGCGGCTTTGAGCATGAGCACGGCTTCTTTGACCTCTTTGCGTGCGAAGAAGCGCTCTCCGCCGCGCAGCACATACGGAATTCCGGCGGCGGCCAGCGCGTGCTCATAGGACGGACTCTGTCCGTTCGTACGGAAGAGGACTGCGATGTTGCGAGGACGACGCCCGGCCTGGATCTCGGCGGAGATGGCTTGGACGACACCGCTGGCCTCGGCTTCGTCCGTGGGATACTCCACCATCCGCGGCTGCCGACCCATCGGATTGTCGGTTCGCAGCGTCAGCGCGGACTGTGAGGTGTGCCGCAGCAGGCTGTTCGCCGTCGACACGATGGCCTGAGACGACCGGTAGTTGCGCACCAAGCGGATCGTTCTGGCTTCGGGCATCGACGTGCTGAGCGAGCCGAGCAGACTCGCATCGGCTCCGGCGAACGTATAGATGGTCTGGGCGGGATCGCCGACGACACAGAGATTGTCACGTTGGCCGAGCCAGCGGGAGAGAACATCGAACTGCAGCGGCGAGACGTCTTGGAACTCGTCGACGACGAAGTGCCTGTACTGTTCGCGGATCTCTGCCGCGATGGCCGGGTACTCGGCCAGGACACCGGAGAGCACGAGGAGCACATCATCGAAGTCGAGCACCCGACCTCGTGTCTTCGCCTCCCCGTAGGCTTCGAAGATCCGAACCATGTCCTCGACGCTCAGCTGACCGGGGAGGTCCCGGACCGCGGCCTTCGTCGAATAGTCTTCGACGCCCAGCAGGGAGGAAGCCGCGAACTCGATCTCCGAAGCGACATCTCTGGTCAGTTCACGGCTGGTCTCCAATCCGAGACTCTGCATGACCGAGCCGATGATGCCCGCCTTGTTCTCGATGATCCGCGGAAAGTCACCATCGGCGAACCGGTCCCAGAAGAAGCGCAGCTGACGCAGCGCCGCTGAGTGGAACGTCCTGGCCTGTACTGCGGGAACTCCGAGGCCGCGCAGGCGTGAGCGCATCTCCCCCGCTGCTTTTGCGGTGAAGGTCAGAGCGAGGACATGGTTGGCCGGGAACACCTCGGATGCGATTCCGTAGGCGATCCGGTGTGTCATGGCGCGGGTCTTGCCTGTTCCGGCGCCGGCGAGGACGATCACCGGTGAGTCGAAGTGGGTGGCGACGGCGCGCTGTTCATCGTCCAGGGCCTCGAGCAGGGCCGTGGCCGAAGCGTTCATGCGTTGTCCAACCAGCTGTGCAGGAGTTGACCGGCGATGGAGATCGTCGACGGGGCGCGCACCTCGCCGTTCGCAATGGCATTCTGCAGCTCCTCGCGGGCGAACCAGCGCAGGGAGGCGATCTCCGCCTCATCGGCGGCGAAGTCACGGCTGGGAGCGATCGCCGAGAAGCCGAGCATGAGTGAGCACGGAAACGGCCATGGCTGGGAGCCCAGATACCGCGGATCGGTGACTTCGAGGTGAGCTTCTTCCCAGATCTCACGGATCACGGCGTGTTCGAGGGTCTCCCCCGGTTCGACGAATCCGGCCAATAGCGAATAACGGTCGGATTCCCAGGCGGCGTTGTTGCCCAACAGGACACGCTCGACACCCGACTCATCGGTGTTGACGATGACGACGATGACAGCGGGATCGGTGCGGGGAAAATGTTCGCTTCCGCTCTCCGGGTCCCGGCGGACCCAACCGCCGAGCACCGGAGTGGTCGGAGTCCCTGTGCGTGGGGAGAACCGGTGCGCGCGATGCCAGTTTCCCAAACCGACGATCTCGCACGCCAGGGACACCTGCACGTCGTCGAGTGCTTCGGCGAGGTGGCGCAACGGCAGCCAGACGGGTTCGGAGCTGTCGATGCCCTCTCCCGGGGCAGTGAGCAGGTCGGAGGCGTCCCGGGCCCGCGAGGCGTCCAGGCGGGCATCGATGTGGCTGCGGCCGGCATCGTCCAAGGACACTCCGATATAGCGGGTGCCCTGCGGGTCACGACCGAGGTAGACCTCCGTCTGTCCCTCCGGCACCAGTTCGCGGTCCGTCAGGAAGAGTCCACCGCCGGCGACAAGCAGCGTCCCGCGGTATTCGAATACGGCTTGAGCTCCCGAGGCCCAGATCTCGCTGAGATCCCCGTCCTGGCCCCGAGTCAAATGGTCGCGATCGATTCCGTGTCGGGCGAGGCTGATCGGCTGCACTGGAGGCAATGGCTTCATGCCCTCCACGATATCCCAGCGTCCTGACACAACGGCCGTGGCCGTGTCTGCCTGATCGGACCCGAAATTCGCCTCGACAGACACGCTCGACGGCGAGTCCCGTGTCTCAGCCGAACCCAGACGGTAGATTGGGGAAGGTGGATACCAAGGCGCTCAAGTTGACTGCGATCGCGGCGACGATGCTCGACGGCTTCGTCCCAACCTCATGGACTCCCCTGCCGCCCCTGGACGCCGGAGTCAGGGTCCTGCTCGACGATGGCGATCAGCAGCTCGTTGCAACCGCTCAGACCCAGCTTG
Above is a window of Brevibacterium siliguriense DNA encoding:
- a CDS encoding UPF0182 family membrane protein produces the protein MSTSSSPTSARMPANRPRRSPLLLTLVSVAILLIAFIAFTQVYTEVLWFRQIDAANVFRTMWLTRGLTFLGGFILMAVPVWLSLHLAYRHRPVYAPTTPRQENLDRYREAIEPLRRVATIAIPAVMGVLAGITASANWNTILEWINSTSFGSKDPQFGLDKSFFVFVLPGLRLIGNQLGMALLLALIAALVAHYLFGGIRPGEQKGVILTKAAQWQLGITVAVLVIVQAGRLWLSRYDRMTAAGGIVPGVTYVDDHAALPAMAIVAIAAVLVALLFVYTAWKGNWRISIIATITLIVLGGVSIIAYPALLQQFQVNPSQQSKESDYIQHNIDATREAFDFDDIEVTPYEPSTSGKKGDLRKDAETAASIRLLDPNLVSDTFRQLQQVRPYYSFPQKLDVDRYNIDGEMRDTVISVRELAPSSVNNQSWFNRAIVYTHGFGVVAANGNQRNPDGEPLFMESDIPPKGDFPEYEPRVYFGESSPDYSIVGAPKGATPRELDYPSDEKSGSGQVNSTFTGDGGPSVGNVFNRLAYALKFQDEQILLSDALNDKSQILYDRHPRERVEKLAPFLKVDGDPYPAVVDGKIKWILDGYTTAEDYPYSTPQPLQQATEDSTTASAPNSVATLPDDEVNYIRNSVKITVDAYDGSVDMYQWDKEDPVLKTWMKVFPGLIKSSSEMSGDLMSHVRYPEDMFKVQRDLLTKYHVTSASEFYSGQDFWTLPTDPTTKASSGLTQPPFYMTLQMPGQQSPSFSLTSSYIPARSSEGQSRNNLTGFLSADADAGNKQGETAEGYGKLRLLQLPRNTTVPGPGQAQNNFNTAPDVQRSLNLLRQGESEVENGNLLTLPIGGGLLYVQPVYVRSAGETSYPLLQHVLVAFGEDIGFAPTLDEALDQVFGGDSGATAGDAGTEDSGDGESGSTSGGDAADSKSGSPDKALNDALQEAKKAMEDSDAALKDGDFAEYGKAQDRLKKALEDAVAADPSLAEDAAGKDSSAPASEPADGGGDSGN
- a CDS encoding YlbL family protein, whose amino-acid sequence is MTENAPRAVPAAPAPTRGTKRRRTPRLATTSGVLTYIFIALAVLLPVPYMLQLPGPVFNTLGDYQGDPMISVSGAKTYPTAGRIDMLTVAVSGGPGRDVYASQALGALINGEQTVVPTEAYYPLDTTREDVTESNAVEMSSSQDVAIAAAMGQLGKKYSVHLSVDEVVADAPAQDKLRKGDRLMSVNGKKLDSDPDAAQIMSETVQGSDSVELGIERNGKSSTVSLTPAKVDDRKAIGITMKQDFEFPVDVTFNVDGVGGPSAGTMFALAIIDELTPGAMTGGKHVAGTGEITPDGTVGPIGGARQKVAAATEKGATLFLSPADNCAEVMAAADQSKITVARIDTLADAQDSVEQYAVGNTSDLPKCPVDGSDNNEKGQ
- a CDS encoding zinc-dependent metalloprotease produces the protein MTDDNNNEQNPFEQIFGMLFGANGPGSGQGDDKNSSGMPQGFSIDPAMMSSIMSQMQGLFGQGADPQAQAVSIAQKAVPDPDPSVSEDAERATTDAFRLAELWLAEATDFSVANRTARPLRRADWVKETMPGWQKFVLPIKENMSSALTDTLESQVPAEMKGILAGASSMFGSMSDSMFAMQIGQAVGALSESVLTGTEVGLPLLPHDTAVVIETNIETFASEIDVDVSEVRIYLAAQELAHLALFERAPWLSAQVETALTRYAQGLKVDTSQIEDMASNIDPSNISDLSDNIRQGLFNPPTTDDQKKALTSLENLLAVIAGWVDVVVYEACRHLPGRDQIREAMRRRRATAGPAEKTFSTLVGLEFNPRRLRDAAALFGYLETQGGAEARDRVFSHPDLLPTTQDLDDPLGYSERRHAEWTNESSIDEALSRILAEGLDGAGGSDAESSAESEDSGSDGSESSDDDSSDSPDDR
- a CDS encoding NUDIX hydrolase; the protein is MIDLDTARQEVERGPQNPFSPAFAELFDRQGADSLRRSGGEQHVTASCLVIDPSAEAVLLNHHRKARLWGQFGGHLETVDLSLRGAARREAEEESGLRPLPRVTAAPIDLHVHDLSVAFGTCTRHFDVVFAALASTDDSPRVSDESFDVAWFPLNQLPDELMPDLPNRLPNLYRSAVAALSSGD
- a CDS encoding M48 metallopeptidase family protein codes for the protein MSRTQRWSEEGVLRAIARGEIEVRRSARRKKTVAVSKEIETYVLRTPVRYSVEHNIRSLTDLFNRLSARDHSSDTDLTELADELSRRYFGGRLRPESIRWVTNQNVSRWASTTTSTGDIRVSHRLQSVPRWVLETVVAHELVHLQIGPHSKEFHELADRHPRQADAKLYLEGFSDGERFSRRS